Proteins encoded within one genomic window of Balneolaceae bacterium:
- a CDS encoding PAS domain S-box protein, translated as MLNYETCFKKNPLPMWFIRKTDEQILSVNNSAIETYGYSKKELLNRKFSDLFPEEDQKLFDNFFRQKINETTQFGIWRLKKSNGIIINVSIYCFTSHSSNGDGNKVLISTLPHEPKFIIPNGNGAAKPGIFQFITKETITTDELKWLKKIYNYVLNHIDENIKIEDLSYHLAQSTRTINRYCKSITGLSPYQLIQKIKFARAKLLWECGIINEKEKLAHKIGYKDSYYLIQKMNNLN; from the coding sequence ATGCTTAACTATGAAACTTGTTTCAAAAAGAATCCTCTTCCCATGTGGTTCATCAGAAAAACAGATGAACAGATTTTATCCGTTAACAACTCAGCTATTGAAACCTACGGTTACTCAAAAAAAGAACTATTAAACAGAAAATTCTCAGATCTTTTCCCGGAAGAGGATCAGAAATTATTTGATAATTTCTTTAGACAAAAAATTAATGAAACTACACAATTTGGCATCTGGAGGCTTAAAAAATCAAATGGTATAATCATAAATGTTTCGATCTACTGTTTTACCTCTCACTCATCAAATGGAGATGGTAACAAGGTATTGATCAGTACCCTGCCGCATGAGCCAAAATTTATTATTCCCAATGGAAATGGCGCGGCCAAGCCCGGTATCTTTCAGTTCATTACGAAAGAAACCATAACAACAGATGAGCTCAAATGGTTAAAAAAAATCTATAACTATGTATTAAACCATATTGATGAAAATATAAAAATCGAAGACTTGAGCTATCACCTGGCGCAGAGTACAAGAACCATAAACCGTTATTGTAAATCAATAACAGGCCTTTCTCCTTACCAGCTCATTCAAAAAATTAAATTTGCCAGGGCAAAATTACTCTGGGAATGCGGAATTATAAATGAAAAGGAAA
- the sulP gene encoding sulfate permease, which yields MDLKAALSWIRNKFTILTWIHRYTKDDFWADTKAGLTIGVIVIPQVMAYAVIAGLSPIYGLYGSLVPLLIYPLFGTSRHLSLGIVATDMIIIASGAGMIAEPGSGEYVSVVILLTMFVGLVHIGLSLLRMGFLVNLLSKPVIFGFTAAAPLIIVFSQLGNILGVDLERSQYIGIIAMQIFEKIEMVNFMALGIGLIGFAMLFLLKKWNPLFPRALVLLVAGGFMVWGFNLQDYEIEVIGSIPSGLPFFDFPELTLNNLRRLIPTVTTLALVQLMTVISLGKTYAKKYKYPINPNREFFAIGAANFIGSFFQSPPISGSFSRTVVSEQAGTRTTLSNVICAVVICLTLLFLTPLFYYIPVAGLSAIIILAALSLIDFDELRYLFRTKPEDGYIALFTFFSVLLIGIQEGILLGIGGSLLLVLYRSSRPNLAVLGHIPGTRTYRDISRNQQAEPIEEILILRFDAAINFNNAEFIKDFIIQKSEDRNKKIRAVIVDAMSINDLDTTAIEALHSVMETLETWDIEFHFAGMKTPVQKLLTRSGLARSLGGTHFHESTHLAVKYLLEKWDQKEKESHSPELVDLFEEPHRLKDYMKNVDD from the coding sequence ATGGACCTTAAGGCTGCCCTTTCCTGGATCAGGAATAAATTTACCATTCTTACCTGGATTCACAGATACACCAAAGATGATTTTTGGGCCGATACCAAAGCAGGACTCACGATTGGTGTAATTGTAATCCCGCAAGTAATGGCTTATGCCGTAATTGCCGGATTATCGCCCATTTATGGTTTATACGGATCACTCGTTCCGCTGTTGATCTACCCGTTATTTGGAACATCACGACACTTATCACTTGGTATTGTAGCTACGGACATGATTATTATTGCGTCCGGTGCCGGGATGATAGCAGAACCCGGTTCGGGAGAGTATGTTTCTGTGGTAATTTTGCTAACCATGTTTGTGGGCCTTGTTCATATTGGGCTATCTCTGCTTCGAATGGGATTTTTGGTGAACCTGCTTTCAAAACCTGTTATTTTTGGTTTTACAGCCGCTGCCCCTCTCATTATTGTATTCAGCCAGTTGGGGAATATTCTTGGCGTCGATCTCGAGCGATCTCAATACATAGGCATTATAGCTATGCAGATTTTTGAAAAAATTGAGATGGTAAATTTTATGGCGCTGGGAATTGGATTGATTGGTTTTGCTATGCTTTTCCTGTTAAAAAAATGGAATCCACTTTTCCCGAGAGCACTCGTTCTGTTAGTGGCAGGAGGATTTATGGTGTGGGGATTTAATTTGCAGGATTATGAAATTGAAGTGATTGGTTCAATCCCGTCAGGCCTGCCATTTTTTGATTTTCCTGAATTAACTCTCAATAACCTTCGCCGGTTAATTCCCACCGTTACAACCTTAGCTTTGGTTCAGCTTATGACTGTAATTTCGCTTGGAAAGACGTATGCTAAAAAGTACAAATATCCCATTAACCCAAATCGCGAATTCTTTGCAATCGGAGCGGCAAATTTTATAGGAAGTTTTTTCCAGAGCCCGCCCATTTCAGGCAGCTTTTCAAGAACAGTTGTGAGTGAGCAGGCGGGGACCCGAACCACGCTTTCTAACGTTATCTGTGCCGTAGTGATCTGTTTAACACTGTTGTTTTTAACGCCCCTGTTTTACTACATACCGGTTGCCGGTCTCTCGGCTATTATCATTCTGGCTGCTTTATCATTGATAGATTTTGACGAACTGCGATATTTATTCCGTACGAAACCTGAAGATGGCTACATCGCATTATTTACATTTTTTAGTGTGCTTTTGATTGGAATTCAGGAGGGAATTCTGTTGGGAATTGGCGGATCGCTGCTTTTGGTATTATATCGTTCCAGCCGACCAAATCTTGCTGTTTTAGGCCATATTCCAGGCACTCGTACATACCGTGATATTTCCCGAAATCAACAAGCCGAACCAATAGAGGAGATCTTGATTTTACGGTTTGATGCCGCCATTAACTTCAATAATGCGGAGTTCATCAAAGATTTTATCATCCAAAAAAGCGAGGACAGGAACAAGAAAATACGTGCGGTTATTGTAGACGCGATGAGCATTAATGATTTGGATACGACTGCCATCGAAGCGTTACACTCGGTTATGGAAACCCTGGAAACCTGGGATATCGAATTTCATTTTGCGGGAATGAAGACTCCGGTTCAAAAATTATTAACACGTTCGGGACTTGCACGTAGTCTTGGCGGTACTCATTTTCATGAAAGCACGCATTTGGCTGTGAAATATCTGTTGGAGAAGTGGGATCAGAAAGAAAAAGAATCTCATAGCCCGGAGTTAGTGGATCTGTTTGAAGAACCTCATCGTTTGAAAGACTATATGAAAAACGTTGATGATTAA
- a CDS encoding SLC13 family permease — protein sequence MSPDQIIVFGVLLLTIIALASDVWSPDAVLLTAVAAVTALGVMTLEQAAMGFGNTTLLALGSLYVIAAALRESGALDRASEFILGRKTKKIRRILIRLCPSVAAYSAFLNNTPVVAMGIPAIRSWSQKNRIPASKLLIPLSYAAILGGLCTLIGTSTNLIAHGLLQDYGYEGYSFFELAWLGVPCAIVGLIYLVLVSPGLTPARRDIRYEEERKRELLVEIEITDDAQIIGKTIHETGLDKLPGFYLSRINRNDREIAPVPPNERFRVGDHLMYAAKGGIAAKVPSLSNYPGLQILYQPPRTIKRDRKQDRELHQIVVKEGSRLVGSTLENARLLERFGAAVTGIRRKGKRVDKALGDFVIQAGDVLLLDTGRGFRGAYEDTEDFFLTSEAGGEEIESREEVKEERPGGKSLYVSVAVLFGIVVSVASGMLDIALAGLIGVATLFAFNVIEPGEARKSVDWTVLIVIGAALGLGKAMEVSGTADLIGFWMIDLTSEYGNWVLLAGIVLVTALLTEIITNNGAVAIMFPIVLSVAGSMDIDPRAMFIAVTLAASMSLISPIGYQTNLMVYGPGNYRFTDFFRVGFPLQIILWTVVILLAPVIWPL from the coding sequence ATGAGTCCAGATCAGATAATTGTCTTTGGAGTTTTACTTCTAACCATTATTGCACTTGCCTCCGATGTATGGAGTCCCGATGCCGTATTGTTAACAGCAGTTGCAGCTGTCACTGCATTGGGAGTCATGACCTTAGAGCAGGCTGCCATGGGATTTGGAAACACAACCCTGCTTGCCCTGGGAAGCCTTTACGTTATTGCAGCTGCATTGCGGGAAAGTGGTGCGTTAGACAGGGCAAGTGAGTTTATACTCGGCAGGAAAACAAAGAAAATTCGAAGGATTTTAATTAGGCTATGTCCGAGCGTTGCGGCTTATTCTGCATTTTTGAACAATACGCCCGTCGTAGCAATGGGTATCCCCGCAATTCGGAGCTGGTCTCAAAAGAACCGTATTCCCGCTTCAAAATTATTGATTCCTCTCTCTTACGCGGCCATCCTTGGTGGTTTATGTACACTGATTGGAACCAGCACAAATCTCATTGCTCATGGACTTTTACAGGATTATGGATATGAGGGTTATTCGTTTTTTGAATTGGCGTGGCTTGGAGTTCCGTGTGCTATTGTAGGATTGATATATCTTGTTTTAGTATCTCCGGGATTAACTCCGGCGCGGCGGGATATTCGATACGAGGAGGAGAGAAAACGAGAGCTATTGGTTGAAATTGAAATCACAGATGATGCTCAAATTATCGGTAAAACAATTCATGAAACTGGTTTGGACAAGCTGCCTGGCTTCTATCTTTCGAGGATTAACAGGAATGATCGTGAAATAGCTCCGGTACCACCAAACGAAAGGTTCAGAGTTGGAGATCATTTAATGTATGCCGCAAAGGGTGGAATTGCAGCAAAAGTGCCATCTCTCAGCAATTATCCGGGTCTTCAGATACTATATCAACCACCGAGGACTATTAAAAGAGACAGAAAACAGGACCGGGAACTGCACCAGATTGTAGTAAAAGAAGGGTCGCGTTTAGTGGGCTCAACCCTGGAGAATGCACGATTATTGGAGCGATTTGGTGCGGCTGTAACCGGCATAAGGAGAAAGGGAAAACGAGTTGACAAAGCCCTTGGAGATTTTGTAATTCAAGCCGGTGATGTACTTCTCCTTGATACAGGACGAGGGTTTCGGGGCGCTTATGAAGATACTGAGGATTTTTTCCTCACAAGTGAGGCGGGTGGTGAAGAGATTGAAAGCAGGGAAGAAGTAAAGGAGGAACGTCCCGGAGGTAAATCGCTGTATGTTTCTGTGGCGGTACTTTTTGGAATCGTTGTAAGCGTAGCTTCCGGTATGCTGGATATTGCTTTAGCGGGTTTGATTGGTGTGGCAACTCTGTTTGCATTTAATGTGATCGAACCGGGAGAAGCCAGGAAATCAGTAGATTGGACCGTTCTGATTGTAATTGGTGCAGCGTTAGGCTTAGGAAAGGCGATGGAAGTAAGCGGTACGGCAGATTTGATAGGTTTTTGGATGATTGATTTAACCAGCGAGTACGGAAATTGGGTATTGCTTGCCGGTATTGTTTTGGTAACAGCTTTGTTAACTGAAATTATCACAAATAATGGGGCTGTGGCTATTATGTTTCCAATTGTATTGTCAGTGGCCGGCTCCATGGATATCGATCCACGGGCAATGTTTATTGCCGTAACTCTTGCGGCTTCTATGTCGCTTATCAGCCCGATTGGATATCAAACCAACCTGATGGTGTACGGTCCCGGGAATTACCGATTTACGGATTTTTTCAGAGTTGGTTTTCCTCTGCAAATTATCCTCTGGACCGTTGTCATTCTTCTCGCTCCGGTGATTTGGCCACTGTAA
- the rpmE gene encoding 50S ribosomal protein L31: MKKGIHPDYKEITVVMSDGTEFTTRSTMDTQEGVYKSEVDSKNHPFYNQNKKIQKKAGRIDRFNKRYNKK; encoded by the coding sequence ATGAAGAAAGGAATTCATCCCGATTACAAAGAAATTACAGTTGTAATGAGCGATGGTACTGAGTTTACAACCAGAAGTACCATGGATACTCAAGAGGGGGTTTACAAAAGCGAAGTAGATTCAAAAAACCACCCTTTCTACAACCAGAATAAGAAAATTCAGAAGAAAGCCGGACGAATTGATCGCTTTAATAAACGCTACAACAAGAAGTAG
- a CDS encoding MBL fold metallo-hydrolase, with amino-acid sequence MPVIASFFYIELMELKRFEVGPFAENTYLLIENNQALLIDPGFSSPDEYTTFKTELNESGTELQAVCLTHAHVDHILGLHKVLNEFELPVYLNHSDLFLWNNFEQQSQAFGFRSVGFDFTPNPLPEQKNFTIGNFSFDVIFTPGHAPDHVSLYFEEDALLIAGDVIFFESVGRTDLYKGDFDILASSIREKLYHLPDDTTVYPGHGPATTIGREKKHNAFVKVTNT; translated from the coding sequence GTGCCAGTCATTGCATCCTTTTTTTATATAGAACTGATGGAGCTAAAGAGATTTGAAGTAGGGCCGTTTGCCGAGAATACCTACCTGCTTATTGAGAATAATCAGGCACTATTGATTGATCCGGGGTTTTCTTCTCCGGATGAATACACGACGTTTAAAACTGAATTAAATGAGTCAGGTACAGAACTGCAAGCGGTCTGTCTTACACACGCTCATGTGGATCATATCCTGGGCCTTCATAAAGTCTTGAATGAATTTGAACTGCCTGTTTACCTGAATCATTCAGATCTTTTTTTATGGAATAACTTTGAGCAGCAGTCACAGGCTTTCGGATTTCGATCTGTTGGATTTGATTTTACTCCCAATCCTCTTCCGGAACAGAAAAATTTTACAATCGGTAATTTTTCATTTGATGTGATCTTTACTCCGGGTCACGCACCTGATCATGTGTCACTTTACTTTGAAGAAGATGCACTTTTGATTGCAGGAGATGTCATCTTTTTTGAAAGCGTAGGCCGGACCGATCTGTATAAAGGAGATTTTGATATACTTGCATCGTCCATCAGAGAAAAGCTTTACCATCTTCCGGATGATACTACTGTTTATCCGGGCCATGGACCTGCAACAACCATTGGCAGAGAGAAGAAACACAACGCTTTTGTGAAAGTTACAAACACGTAA
- a CDS encoding LptE family protein: MEFNKSFGVLLVCLMILGGCVTYSFTGTSIPADVQTVYIPFFPDRSQSGLGDLSDRLNRALIDRFINQSRLSLANDQESSDAWVEGAVQSYVNRPFSIGGNQQANRNEIQISVRATFQFASDEEPIYTKTFSGSSTYDVVQNPVEGELEAAETALQQISDNMFNDAVSSW, translated from the coding sequence ATGGAGTTCAATAAGTCATTCGGTGTTCTGCTGGTTTGTTTGATGATCCTCGGCGGATGTGTTACCTATAGTTTTACAGGTACATCTATACCGGCAGATGTTCAAACGGTATATATTCCTTTTTTCCCGGACAGGTCGCAAAGTGGCTTGGGAGATTTGAGTGACCGGTTAAACCGGGCGTTGATTGATCGATTTATAAATCAAAGCCGTTTGTCTCTGGCAAACGACCAGGAATCATCGGATGCATGGGTTGAAGGGGCTGTACAGAGTTATGTGAATCGCCCGTTCAGTATTGGCGGAAATCAACAGGCAAACAGAAATGAAATTCAAATATCCGTTCGTGCAACATTTCAATTCGCATCGGATGAAGAACCGATATATACAAAAACATTTTCAGGCAGTTCTACCTATGATGTGGTTCAGAATCCCGTTGAAGGTGAACTGGAAGCTGCCGAAACTGCTTTGCAGCAAATATCAGACAATATGTTTAATGATGCCGTAAGTAGTTGGTAA
- a CDS encoding sigma-54 dependent transcriptional regulator, whose translation MDRQALQERYGIIGESDAIKQVVDKIMQVAGTDITVLLQGESGVGKDITARAIHSLSKRDRKNIVIVNCGAIPEGIIESELFGHEKGSFTGAHEARKGYFEKADGGTIFLDEIGDTPKNIQVKLLRVLESGEFFRVGSSKMYTADVRVIAATNQDLWELVQQGSFREDLYYRLDTVKIKLPPLRDRKKDVIPIFRKFVTEFSSKYDSVFQGFSDEAKELLISYRWPGNVRELRNVAEQLVVLEKSQFIDKDRLQKYLKGRQHLGSTDNLPVLSRQDPESDFDGEKSSTDTGIIYRALVEMRSDIADLKKMLAKFLYSTFSEKEIKALPSAVSRNIDPNDISGHIRDQMDDSSLGIRSVDTTVEEDEDVEDVDEIEQFFTDKEIPSIEEAEKFLIEQALKRFDGNRRKASEALGVSERTLYRKLDQYGVQ comes from the coding sequence ATGGACAGGCAAGCACTACAGGAACGTTATGGAATTATCGGCGAATCTGACGCGATAAAGCAGGTTGTCGATAAAATTATGCAGGTAGCCGGTACGGATATTACTGTACTGCTCCAGGGAGAAAGCGGTGTGGGAAAAGATATTACCGCACGCGCTATTCATTCTTTGAGTAAAAGAGATCGAAAAAATATTGTAATTGTTAATTGCGGAGCCATACCCGAAGGTATCATTGAAAGTGAACTTTTTGGTCATGAAAAAGGATCTTTTACCGGCGCTCACGAAGCACGAAAAGGATATTTTGAAAAAGCCGACGGCGGAACCATTTTTCTTGATGAAATTGGTGACACCCCGAAGAATATCCAGGTAAAATTACTGCGGGTACTGGAAAGTGGTGAGTTTTTCCGAGTAGGATCGAGCAAAATGTACACGGCTGATGTCCGCGTGATTGCAGCAACCAATCAAGATTTATGGGAACTGGTACAACAGGGAAGTTTCCGCGAAGATCTTTACTACCGGCTCGATACAGTGAAAATTAAGCTGCCTCCGCTGAGAGATCGCAAAAAAGATGTCATCCCAATTTTCAGGAAATTTGTTACTGAGTTTTCCTCTAAATACGATTCCGTTTTCCAGGGATTTTCTGATGAAGCCAAAGAGCTCTTGATCTCTTATCGGTGGCCGGGAAATGTTCGCGAGTTACGGAATGTGGCTGAACAGTTGGTTGTACTGGAAAAATCTCAATTTATTGATAAAGACCGCCTTCAAAAATACCTGAAAGGCCGCCAGCATCTTGGTTCAACTGATAACCTTCCGGTACTATCACGGCAGGATCCGGAGAGTGATTTTGACGGAGAGAAGTCATCTACAGATACAGGTATTATTTACAGGGCACTGGTTGAGATGAGATCAGATATAGCGGACCTTAAAAAGATGCTCGCAAAATTTCTCTATTCAACATTTAGCGAAAAAGAGATTAAAGCACTCCCAAGTGCCGTTTCAAGAAATATCGATCCAAATGATATTTCCGGACATATTCGCGATCAGATGGATGATTCCTCACTCGGTATTCGTTCTGTGGATACAACAGTAGAGGAAGATGAGGATGTGGAAGATGTGGATGAAATCGAACAATTTTTTACTGACAAAGAGATTCCATCTATTGAAGAAGCAGAAAAATTCCTGATTGAACAGGCCCTCAAAAGATTTGACGGGAATCGGCGGAAAGCTTCAGAAGCACTTGGAGTGAGTGAACGAACACTTTACAGGAAATTAGATCAGTATGGAGTTCAATAA
- a CDS encoding sugar phosphorylase, protein MAEDIFCKNTLDKLIDHFTVIYGKESVDECIDRTKSLIRKYNLQPSEKVSFHDVWTHKDHILITYGDMVQPSPGEPVSKLRKQHQFLKEKMDDVISTVHILPFFPSSSDDGFSVVEYRRVDERLGGWDDIGEMSKDFRLMGDLVMNHASRYSEWFKKYLRKEEKYEDYFIEIDPSTDLSDVTRPRSSPLLTPVHTKNGEKFVWSTFSDDQIDVNFRNLDVLFEYLDIFFFYLSKGLSVVRLDAVAFIWKEIGTSCIHLKETHEIVKLMRTLVNCFSPESTIITETNVPHKENISYFGEGDETHMVYQFSLPPLLLHAILTENASYLTKWVKTLKELPENCTYFNFTSSHDGIGVRPLEGLVPDDEFNRLVSDIKTKGGFVSEKKNPDGTLSPYELNITYFDAFSGINGSQSLQERRYICSQIISLSLKGVPGIYFHNLTATRNNLQGVSITGRYRTINRKKWYYDELTSELSDPDTSTSRIFSSMKEVISVRQKHPAFHPFGGQEACDIDDTIFCLVRWDPEETEKVLVLANLTNESKSVDLSEHSLPIQMDANYNDIISGKRCISDGIAELSPFRVVWVKV, encoded by the coding sequence ATGGCAGAGGATATTTTTTGTAAAAATACGCTTGATAAGTTAATCGATCATTTTACTGTAATTTATGGAAAAGAGAGCGTTGATGAATGTATAGATCGAACGAAAAGTTTGATTCGAAAGTACAATCTTCAGCCGTCTGAAAAGGTCTCTTTTCATGATGTTTGGACTCATAAAGATCATATTCTTATAACGTATGGAGATATGGTTCAGCCAAGTCCCGGCGAACCTGTATCGAAACTCAGAAAACAACATCAATTCCTGAAAGAGAAAATGGATGATGTGATAAGTACTGTGCATATACTCCCTTTTTTCCCAAGCTCTTCCGATGACGGTTTTTCAGTTGTGGAGTATCGCCGGGTTGATGAACGGCTTGGGGGTTGGGATGATATCGGAGAGATGAGTAAAGATTTTCGCCTGATGGGGGACCTGGTGATGAATCATGCATCAAGATACAGCGAGTGGTTTAAGAAATACCTGAGAAAAGAGGAAAAGTACGAAGATTATTTTATTGAGATCGATCCATCTACAGATCTTTCGGATGTCACCCGGCCACGAAGTTCTCCTCTTCTAACACCTGTTCATACTAAAAATGGCGAGAAATTTGTTTGGTCCACATTCAGCGATGATCAGATTGATGTCAATTTCAGAAATCTGGATGTCCTTTTTGAGTACCTGGATATCTTTTTCTTTTACCTGAGTAAAGGTCTCTCTGTCGTTCGCCTGGATGCCGTTGCTTTCATCTGGAAGGAGATCGGCACCTCTTGCATCCATCTTAAAGAAACCCATGAAATTGTAAAGCTGATGCGCACTCTGGTGAACTGTTTCTCACCGGAATCAACCATTATTACCGAAACCAATGTGCCTCATAAAGAGAATATCAGTTATTTTGGTGAGGGTGACGAGACCCATATGGTCTATCAATTCAGTTTACCGCCTCTTCTTCTTCACGCAATTTTAACTGAGAATGCATCGTACCTAACCAAATGGGTAAAAACACTCAAGGAGCTACCGGAGAATTGTACATATTTCAATTTTACCTCTTCGCATGATGGTATTGGCGTTCGTCCCCTGGAGGGATTAGTACCCGATGATGAGTTTAACAGACTGGTGAGTGACATCAAAACAAAAGGAGGATTTGTATCTGAGAAGAAAAACCCGGACGGAACGCTTTCGCCTTACGAATTGAATATCACTTATTTTGATGCCTTCAGTGGAATCAATGGATCACAATCGTTACAGGAGCGGCGTTACATCTGTTCGCAAATTATTTCACTGAGCCTGAAAGGTGTACCTGGAATCTATTTTCATAATCTGACAGCAACGCGAAATAACCTTCAGGGGGTTTCCATAACAGGTCGCTATCGAACCATCAACCGGAAAAAATGGTATTACGATGAGTTGACAAGTGAGCTGAGTGATCCCGATACGAGTACATCACGAATATTCAGTAGTATGAAAGAGGTGATTTCAGTTCGGCAAAAACATCCGGCATTTCATCCCTTTGGAGGACAGGAAGCCTGTGATATTGATGATACAATTTTTTGCCTGGTACGCTGGGACCCTGAAGAGACAGAGAAAGTTCTTGTGCTGGCTAATTTAACGAATGAGTCGAAATCAGTGGATCTTTCCGAGCATTCATTGCCTATCCAAATGGATGCCAATTATAATGATATTATTTCGGGAAAGCGGTGTATAAGTGATGGCATAGCAGAGCTTTCGCCATTTAGAGTGGTATGGGTTAAAGTTTAA
- a CDS encoding HAD hydrolase-like protein, whose protein sequence is MTSTDLHERFKKLSEPLEPIDTETIPTLHELRDIRVIAYDFYGTLFISGVGDIGIDDGLANADLLLETLKNSGIEILDDSAGSAGFNVYNQVVKEHIQSLKNDGIEYPEPDIRAVWQDVLDEMRSEGLIKYSEEDSIAEIVSVEFEARMNPVWPMADAVDTLTYFNEKGLTQGIISNSQFYTPIVLEALTDHSLDELGFENEILNWSFKQHLKKPGLQFYQDFLDKLNTYNPDLSPGNVLYVGNDMLKDVYPAQHFGMKTALFAGDKRSLKWRKDDERCKDILPDLIITSLSQLKDCIKL, encoded by the coding sequence ATGACCTCAACCGACCTTCACGAACGGTTTAAAAAACTCTCCGAACCGCTTGAACCGATCGATACCGAAACAATCCCAACTCTTCACGAATTACGAGATATTCGGGTTATTGCGTATGATTTTTATGGTACTCTTTTCATATCCGGTGTTGGAGATATCGGGATTGATGACGGGCTTGCGAATGCTGACCTTTTATTAGAAACCCTCAAGAACTCAGGAATTGAAATCCTGGATGACTCGGCTGGCTCAGCCGGGTTTAACGTTTATAACCAGGTTGTTAAGGAGCATATTCAATCCCTGAAAAATGATGGAATTGAATATCCCGAACCTGATATCAGAGCTGTGTGGCAAGATGTTTTGGATGAGATGCGCAGTGAGGGGCTCATCAAATATTCAGAGGAAGATTCTATTGCGGAGATTGTATCCGTAGAGTTTGAAGCCCGGATGAATCCTGTTTGGCCAATGGCGGATGCTGTTGATACTCTCACCTATTTCAATGAAAAAGGACTGACACAGGGAATTATTTCGAACTCTCAATTTTACACGCCAATCGTTTTGGAAGCATTAACAGATCATTCCCTTGATGAACTTGGATTTGAAAATGAGATTCTTAACTGGTCATTCAAGCAACATCTAAAAAAACCCGGTCTTCAATTTTACCAGGATTTTTTGGATAAACTGAATACCTACAATCCGGATCTCTCCCCCGGCAATGTTCTTTACGTTGGAAATGATATGCTAAAAGATGTTTATCCGGCCCAACATTTTGGTATGAAAACGGCCCTCTTTGCAGGCGACAAACGCTCACTTAAATGGCGGAAAGATGACGAACGCTGCAAAGATATTCTGCCCGATCTGATTATTACATCTCTTTCGCAGCTCAAAGATTGCATTAAACTTTAA
- a CDS encoding glucosyl-3-phosphoglycerate synthase, with amino-acid sequence MSNKLQKWIDKNTYHHSEFWDLMKLVEAKEKKNLKISLCLPTLNEEKTIGKEIIIFKSELMERYPLIDEIAVIDSGSDDNTLEVAKNYGADTYLASDILPDLESKKGKGENLWKAIYQLEGDIIVYVDADISNIHPRFVYGLVAPLIHRDKVQYVKAFYDRPLAFSGNVRASGGGRVTEILVRPLFSLFFPELTGIIQPLSGEYAVRREVLENIAFPIGYGVETSHLIDVYHKYGLEAFAQTDLDKRVHENKPTQALGKMAFGILQTFIKRAQALGVFDNAEHETILRQFQVKENQYEQNLMEIIEEERPPMIEIEEYRKKFKK; translated from the coding sequence GTGAGTAATAAGCTGCAAAAATGGATTGATAAGAATACCTATCATCATTCCGAATTTTGGGACCTCATGAAGTTGGTGGAGGCCAAAGAGAAGAAGAATCTAAAGATATCGCTGTGTCTACCTACTCTGAATGAGGAGAAAACAATTGGGAAAGAGATTATCATCTTTAAATCTGAACTGATGGAGCGATATCCGCTGATTGATGAGATCGCTGTGATCGATTCCGGTTCGGATGACAATACACTTGAAGTTGCAAAAAATTACGGTGCCGATACCTATCTTGCATCGGATATTCTGCCTGACCTTGAGTCCAAAAAAGGAAAAGGAGAAAATCTATGGAAAGCTATTTACCAGCTTGAAGGAGATATTATCGTGTATGTAGATGCGGATATTAGCAACATTCACCCACGATTTGTATATGGGTTAGTGGCTCCGCTCATCCATAGGGATAAGGTGCAATACGTAAAAGCTTTTTACGATCGGCCGCTGGCCTTTTCAGGAAATGTTCGCGCCTCGGGTGGCGGACGGGTAACCGAAATTTTGGTACGCCCTCTTTTCTCATTGTTCTTTCCCGAACTTACCGGGATCATCCAGCCACTTTCCGGTGAATATGCAGTCCGGCGCGAGGTTCTGGAAAACATTGCTTTCCCGATTGGATATGGTGTAGAGACCTCTCACCTGATCGATGTATATCATAAATACGGACTGGAAGCGTTCGCCCAAACCGACCTTGATAAACGTGTTCATGAAAATAAACCAACACAGGCACTCGGAAAGATGGCTTTTGGCATCCTTCAAACATTCATCAAAAGGGCACAAGCACTTGGAGTATTTGACAATGCTGAGCACGAAACCATTCTGCGACAATTCCAGGTAAAAGAAAATCAGTATGAGCAAAACCTGATGGAAATAATTGAAGAGGAACGTCCGCCGATGATTGAAATCGAAGAGTATCGCAAAAAGTTTAAGAAATAA